The proteins below come from a single Triticum aestivum cultivar Chinese Spring chromosome 5D, IWGSC CS RefSeq v2.1, whole genome shotgun sequence genomic window:
- the LOC123122085 gene encoding auxin-induced protein 6B-like, translating to MGMADKRSAARKAGLITKALDRCWTAPVRNSKPVEGCFSVYVGAGRQRFVVRTECVNHPLFRALLEEAEEVFGYADAGPLELPCNTEAFAGVLQQIEEEKQMAAGRRYGLVRRNSYRVLGTGRSVIIGRS from the coding sequence ATGGGCATGGCTGACAAGAGGTCGGCTGCAAGGAAGGCCGGGCTAATCACCAAGGCACTGGACCGGTGCTGGACCGCGCCGGTGAGAAACAGCAAGCCGGTGGAGGGCTGCTTCTCGGTGTATGTTGGCGCCGGGAGACAGCGTTTCGTGGTGCGGACAGAGTGCGTGAACCACCCGCTGTTCCGAGCGCTgctggaggaggccgaggaggtgtTTGGGTACGCGGACGCAGGGCCCCTCGAGCTTCCCTGCAACACTGAGGCGTTCGCCGGGGTCCTGCAGCAGATCGAGGAGGAGAAGCAGATGGCAGCGGGAAGGAGGTACGGCCTTGTCAGGAGGAACTCCTACCGGGTGCTCGGGACCGGCCGGTCTGTCATTATCGGACGGTCGTAG
- the LOC123122086 gene encoding auxin-responsive protein SAUR50-like: MGMADKSLAKRKAGLITKTLDRCWSTPMRNKPAEGCFSVYVGAGRQRFVVRTECVNHPLFRALLKEAEEVFGYADAGPLELPCNAEAFAGVLEQIEEEKQMAGGRRCGLARGKSYRLLGTGQAVNIDRS; the protein is encoded by the coding sequence ATGGGCATGGCTGATAAGAGCTTGGCGAAGAGGAAGGCTGGGCTGATCACCAAGACGCTGGACAGGTGCTGGAGCACACCAATGAGGAACAAGCCTGCAGAGGGCTGTTTCTCTGTCTACGTCGGTGCCGGGAGGCAGCGGTTCGTGGTGCGGACAGAGTGCGTGAACCACCCGCTGTTCCGGGCgctgctcaaggaggccgaggaggtgTTTGGGTACGCAGACGCAGGGCCCCTCGAGCTACCCTGCAACGCCGAGGCGTTCGCTGGGGTGTTGGAGCAGATCGAGGAGGAGAAGCAGATGGCAGGGGGAAGGAGGTGCGGCCTCGCCAGGGGGAAATCCTACCGGCTGCTTGGCACCGGTCAGGCTGTCAACATCGACCGGTCGTAG
- the LOC123125108 gene encoding indole-3-acetic acid-induced protein ARG7: protein MGMAEKGSAGRKAGLITKTLDRCRSTTARNNKPAEGCFSVYVGAGRQRFVVRTECLNHPLFRALLEEAEEAFGYADAGPLELPCNTEAFTKVLEKIEEEKQMAAGRRHGLARGNSYRLLSTGRPVIIGRS, encoded by the coding sequence ATGGGCATGGCTGAGAAGGGGTCGGCAGGAAGGAAGGCCGGGCTGATCACCAAGACGCTGGACCGGTGCCGGAGCACGACGGCGAGGAACAACAAGCCGGCGGAGGGCTGTTTCTCGGTGTACGTCGGTGCGGGCAGGCAGCGGTTCGTGGTGCGGACGGAGTGCTTGAACCACCCGCTGTTCCGGGCACTgcttgaggaggccgaggaggcGTTTGGGTATGCTGACGCGGGGCCCCTCGAGCTGCCCTGCAACACCGAGGCATTTACCAAGGTGCTGGAGAAGATCGAGGAGGAGAAGCAgatggcggcggggaggaggcaTGGCCTTGCCAGGGGGAACTCCTACCGGCTGCTCAGCACCGGGCGGCCTGTCATCATTGGCCGGTCGTAG
- the LOC123120722 gene encoding auxin-responsive protein SAUR72-like, producing MACEVLRTKGMAEERLAMGKAGLITKALDRCWSTTARNSTPAEGCFSVYVDVGRQRFVVRTECVNHPLFRVLLEEAKEMFGYAATGALELPCNSEAFAGVLEQIEEEMQMTTGRRYGLPRGSSYQLLGTGQTVIISQS from the coding sequence ATGGCCTGCGAGGTTTTGCGCACCAAGGGGATGGCTGAGGAGAGGTTGGCCATGGGGAAGGCCGGGCTGATCACCAAGGCACTGGACCGGTGCTGGAGTACGACGGCAAGGAACAGCACGCCAGCGGAGGGCTGCTTCTCGGTGTACGTCGACGTGGGCAGGCAGCGGTTCGTTGTGAGGACGGAGTGCGTGAACCACCCATTGTTCCGGGTGCTTCTGGAGGAGGCCAAGGAGATGTTTGGTTACGCAGCCACAGGGGCCCTTGAGCTGCCCTGCAACTCTGAGGCGTTCGCCGGGGTGCTGGAGCAGATCGAGGAGGAGATGCAGATGACGACGGGGAGGAGGTACGGCCTCCCCAGGGGGAGCTCCTACCAGCTGCTCGGCACCGGTCAGACTGTCATCATCAGCCAATCGTAG